A single region of the Dunckerocampus dactyliophorus isolate RoL2022-P2 chromosome 3, RoL_Ddac_1.1, whole genome shotgun sequence genome encodes:
- the lpin1a gene encoding phosphatidate phosphatase LPIN1 isoform X1 → MNYVGQLAGQVFVQVKELYRGLNPATLSGCIDVIVVRQPNGSLQCSPFHVRFGKMGVLRSREKVVDIEINGEPVSLHMKLGENGEAFFVKEAENTLEVVPAYLATSPIMSTGAELMETQLSRSSTRHHDNMLCGSLPAQSIGPQQGDGGMSKKRRKRRRKARPDGGGGRKDESGEEFSDDDSMFTIDLSSDEEREGDAGRTLYGDEGSAANTHTSSDWNHPQSHVIKDTLSTPLSCGLSISCPQQTSHFPSHISNADDCLSSTPKSDSELASRAKDNPEMLWTWGELPQAAQPSFLTSHQKQESATSVTIPVSSSTHFKTISDTGPPSKNLYTAQQEETYADKHPDGGSTVESVGASCAEMESLSTCLVSPGILPDHLEEGRNRGSPVRRTDSPSKRKEKRSQHLGTDGVYLDDITELEPEVAALYFPKSDGGSSSMKVDTEMMMMDVRSANQSPQSVSSSGIDSGLDSLLDHMGDLPHVAISLCGGLSDNKEITQEQFQERAVTYQQFSENPSIIDDPNLVVKIGNKYYNWSTAAPVMLAMQVYQKPLPQFWCLSYFFSAFGLFSYCLPGLFGSRASEPASVENIMKEKMPKKGGRWWFSWRSRTSDSKSESATETAGEITMATAGRMKDESSSSDEDHVSGTGQSESLVGSGNICYKKTLRLTSEQLASLQLKEGPNEVVFSVTTQYQGTCRCHGTIYLWNWDDKLVISDIDGTITRSDTLGHILPTLGKDWTHQGIARLYHKVSQNGYKFMYCSARAIGMADMTRGYLHWVNERGTMLPMGPVLLSPSSLFSALHREVIEKKPEKFKIECLTDIKQLFYPNTEPFYAAFGNRATDVYSYKEVGVPLNRIFTVNPKGELIQEHAKTNISSFGRLCEMVDHVFPIVLRKEEADFTRSDALDQCNYWSQQHPDGSTQEEQEDSQLLVE, encoded by the exons ATGAACTATGTGGGTCAGCTGGCGGGCCAGGTGTTTGTGCAGGTCAAGGAGCTGTACAGAGGCCTCAACCCTGCCACGCTGTCCGGCTGTATCGATGTGATTGTGGTGCGGCAGCCCAATGGCTCCCTGCAGTGCTCACCCTTCCACGTGCGCTTTGGCAAGATGGGCGTCCTTCGCTCACGGGAGAAAGTG GTGGACATTGAGATCAACGGGGAACCAGTGAGTTTGCACATGAAACTGGGGGAGAATGGAGAGGCCTTCTTTGTTAAAGAAGCTGAGAACACATTG GAAGTCGTTCCAGCATACCTAGCGACGTCACCCATCATGTCGACAGGAGCGGAGTTGATGGAAACCCAGCTGAGCAGGAGTAGCACACGTCACCACG ACAACATGCTGTGCGGCTCACTTCCTGCCCAGAGCATCGGGCCGCAGCAGGGTGACGGAGGGATGagcaagaagaggaggaagaggaggagaaaggCTCGGCCAGACggtggaggaggaagaaaggacgAAAGCGGGGAGGAGTTTTCGGATGATGACAGCATGTTTACTATTGACCTGAGCTCTGATGAGGAGAGAGAAGGTGACGCTGGCAG GACACTATACGGCGATGAAGGGTCAgctgccaacacacacaccagtTCAGACTGGAACCATCCACAGAG TCATGTGATTAAGGACACTCTCTCCACCCCGCTGTCCTGCGGTCTGTCCATCTCTTGTCCACAGCAGACCTCTCACTTCCCCTCCCACATTAG CAACGCAGATGACTGTCTGTCTTCAACGCCCAAGAGTGACTCTGAGCTAGCCAGCCGGGCAAAAGACAACCCTGAGATGCTGTGGACCTGGGGGGAGCTGCCACAAGCTGCACAG CCGTCCTTCCTGACTTCCCATCAGAAGCAGGAAAGTGCCACATCAGTCACCATCCCAGTGTCCTCCAGCACTCACTTCAAGACCATCAGCGACACCGGGCCACCCTCAAAAAATCTTTATACCGCCCAGCAAGAAGAGACATATGCTGACAAGCACCCTGATGGTG GAAGCACAGTGGAGAGTGTGGGTGCGTCATGCGCAGAGATGGAGAGTTTATCAACATGTTTAGTGTCCCCCGGCATCCTCCCTGATCATTTGGAGGAAGGCAGGAACAGAGGAAGTCCTGTCAGAAGAACAGACTCACCTTCCAAGAGGAAAG AGAAAAGAAGCCAACACCTTGGCACTGATGGAGTATATCTGGATGATATCACAGAACTGGAGCCTGAAGTCGCTGCACTGTACTTCCCTAAAAG TGACGGAGGCAGCAGCTCAATGAAGGTGGACacagagatgatgatgatggatgtGAGGAGTGCTAATCAGTCTCCACAGTCGGTGAGCAGCAGCGGGATAGACAGCGGTCTGGACAGTCTGTTGGACCACATGGGCGACCTCCCTCACGTGGCCATTTCGCTGTGCGGCGGCCTCAGCGACAACAAGGAGATCACCCAAG AACAGTTCCAGGAGAGGGCAGTGACCTACCAGCAGTTCTCCGAAAACCCTTCCATTATCGACGATCCCAATCTGGTGGTGAAGATTGGCAACAA GTACTACAATTGGAGCACAGCAGCTCCTGTCATGTTGGCCATGCAGGTCTACCAGAAACCATTGCCACAG TTTTGGTGTTTGAGTTATTTCTTTTCTGCTTTCGGCCTCTTCTCATACTGCCTCCCTGGTCTGTTTGGCTCCAGAGCGTCTGAGCCG GCCTCTGTGGAGAACATCATGAAGGAGAAGATGCCCAAGAAAGGCGGGCGCTGGTGGTTCTCCTGGAGGAGCAGGACCAGTGACTCTAAATCG GAGTCAGCGACGGAGACGGCGGGAGAGATCACCATGGCGACAGCAGGCAG GATGAAAGATGAGTCATCCTCAAGTGATGAGGACCATGTGTCTGGTACCGGCCAGTCTGAGTCCCTTGTTGGTTCTGGTAACATTTGTTACAAGAAGACGCTTAGGCTGACCTCGGAGCAGCTG GCGAGCCTGCAGCTGAAGGAGGGTCCAAACGAGGTGGTGTTCAGCGTGACAACTCAGTATCAGGGCACGTGTCGCTGCCACGGAACCATCTATCTGTGGAACTGGGACGACAAGCTGGTCATCTCCGACATCGATGGAACCATCACTAG GTCGGACACACTGGGCCACATCCTCCCCACTCTGGGGAAGGACTGGACTCACCAGGGCATCGCAAGGCTCTACCACAAAGTCAGCCA GAATGGGTATAAGTTCATGTACTGCTCGGCGAGGGCCATCGGGATGGCAGACATGACCAGAGGTTACCTGCACTGGGTCAATGAGAGAGGAACCATGCTGCCTATGGGCCCAGTGCTGCTCAGCCCCAGCAGCCTTTTTTCTGCCTTGCACAG ggAGGTGATTGAGAAGAAACCAGAGAAGTTTAAGATTGAGTGTCTCACGGACATCAAGCAACTTTTCTACCCGAATACTGAacctttctatgctgcttttgGCAACAGAGCTACG GACGTGTATTCCTACAAGGAGGTGGGCGTTCCCCTCAACAGGATCTTCACTGTCAATCCCAAAGGGGAGCTGATCCAGGAGCATGCCAAAACCAACATCTCCTC GTTTGGTCGTCTCTGCGAGATGGTGGATCACGTCTTTCCTATCGTACTCCGCAAAGAAGAAGCAGACTTCACCCGTTCGGATGCGTTAGACCAGTGTAACTACTGGAGCCAGCAGCATCCTGATGGCAGCACACAGGAGGAACAGGAGGACTCTCAGCTTCTTGTTGAATGA
- the si:ch1073-291c23.2 gene encoding uncharacterized protein si:ch1073-291c23.2, producing MSVELLSASPPSGNNGSLQATKVGGRKPLHRFMKAQPQSVGVVVLVLGVSFFITSIIMAQDHPAHHLWRLSPLGYIVGIQFIVCGILYIITEHNPTKKTVTASLALGIVTIVAAFWMIFILLTNMDHHHYRRDFEVFDLDNMTGIEEDTWGSQAEALGLTTEAVFVFYTFVGTIILVVMSVLAGAALRSTKSQATVVVSTTTTETPAQ from the exons ATGTCGGTGGAGCTCCTCTCAGCGAGTCCTCCGAGTGGGAACAATGGGTCTCTTCAGGCCACCAAAGTGGGAGGACGTAAACCTCTACATCGCTTCATGAAGGCTCAACCTCAGAGTGTTGGA GTTGTTGTGCTGGTTTTGGGAGTATCTTTCTTCATTACATCCATTATTATGGCACAAGATCATCCTGCTCACCATTTATGGAGACTCTCCCCACTGGGGTACATAGTTGGAATACAG TTCATCGTATGTGGCATTCTGTATATTATCACAGAGCACAACCCAACCAAGAAAACT GTGACAGCATCCCTGGCGCTTGGCATTGTGACCATCGTGGCCGCTTTCTGGATGATATTTATTCTCCTTACCAACATGGACCACCATCACTATCGAAGGGACTTTGAGGTCTTTGACCTTGACAACATGACTGGCATTGAGGAAGACACATGGGGGTCTCAGGCTGAA GCCCTCGGATTGACAACAGAAGCAGTCTTTGTGTTCTATACTTTTGTCGGCACTATTATTTTAGTGGTGATGTCAGTGCTGGCTGGAGCTGCTCTGCGTTCTACAAAGAGTCAG GCCACTGTGGTGGTGTCGACAACAACCactgaaacacctgctcaataA
- the lpin1a gene encoding phosphatidate phosphatase LPIN1 isoform X3 — protein MNYVGQLAGQVFVQVKELYRGLNPATLSGCIDVIVVRQPNGSLQCSPFHVRFGKMGVLRSREKVVDIEINGEPVSLHMKLGENGEAFFVKEAENTLEVVPAYLATSPIMSTGAELMETQLSRSSTRHHDNMLCGSLPAQSIGPQQGDGGMSKKRRKRRRKARPDGGGGRKDESGEEFSDDDSMFTIDLSSDEEREGDAGRTLYGDEGSAANTHTSSDWNHPQSNADDCLSSTPKSDSELASRAKDNPEMLWTWGELPQAAQPSFLTSHQKQESATSVTIPVSSSTHFKTISDTGPPSKNLYTAQQEETYADKHPDGGSTVESVGASCAEMESLSTCLVSPGILPDHLEEGRNRGSPVRRTDSPSKRKEKRSQHLGTDGVYLDDITELEPEVAALYFPKSDGGSSSMKVDTEMMMMDVRSANQSPQSVSSSGIDSGLDSLLDHMGDLPHVAISLCGGLSDNKEITQEQFQERAVTYQQFSENPSIIDDPNLVVKIGNKYYNWSTAAPVMLAMQVYQKPLPQFWCLSYFFSAFGLFSYCLPGLFGSRASEPASVENIMKEKMPKKGGRWWFSWRSRTSDSKSESATETAGEITMATAGRMKDESSSSDEDHVSGTGQSESLVGSGNICYKKTLRLTSEQLASLQLKEGPNEVVFSVTTQYQGTCRCHGTIYLWNWDDKLVISDIDGTITRSDTLGHILPTLGKDWTHQGIARLYHKVSQNGYKFMYCSARAIGMADMTRGYLHWVNERGTMLPMGPVLLSPSSLFSALHREVIEKKPEKFKIECLTDIKQLFYPNTEPFYAAFGNRATDVYSYKEVGVPLNRIFTVNPKGELIQEHAKTNISSFGRLCEMVDHVFPIVLRKEEADFTRSDALDQCNYWSQQHPDGSTQEEQEDSQLLVE, from the exons ATGAACTATGTGGGTCAGCTGGCGGGCCAGGTGTTTGTGCAGGTCAAGGAGCTGTACAGAGGCCTCAACCCTGCCACGCTGTCCGGCTGTATCGATGTGATTGTGGTGCGGCAGCCCAATGGCTCCCTGCAGTGCTCACCCTTCCACGTGCGCTTTGGCAAGATGGGCGTCCTTCGCTCACGGGAGAAAGTG GTGGACATTGAGATCAACGGGGAACCAGTGAGTTTGCACATGAAACTGGGGGAGAATGGAGAGGCCTTCTTTGTTAAAGAAGCTGAGAACACATTG GAAGTCGTTCCAGCATACCTAGCGACGTCACCCATCATGTCGACAGGAGCGGAGTTGATGGAAACCCAGCTGAGCAGGAGTAGCACACGTCACCACG ACAACATGCTGTGCGGCTCACTTCCTGCCCAGAGCATCGGGCCGCAGCAGGGTGACGGAGGGATGagcaagaagaggaggaagaggaggagaaaggCTCGGCCAGACggtggaggaggaagaaaggacgAAAGCGGGGAGGAGTTTTCGGATGATGACAGCATGTTTACTATTGACCTGAGCTCTGATGAGGAGAGAGAAGGTGACGCTGGCAG GACACTATACGGCGATGAAGGGTCAgctgccaacacacacaccagtTCAGACTGGAACCATCCACAGAG CAACGCAGATGACTGTCTGTCTTCAACGCCCAAGAGTGACTCTGAGCTAGCCAGCCGGGCAAAAGACAACCCTGAGATGCTGTGGACCTGGGGGGAGCTGCCACAAGCTGCACAG CCGTCCTTCCTGACTTCCCATCAGAAGCAGGAAAGTGCCACATCAGTCACCATCCCAGTGTCCTCCAGCACTCACTTCAAGACCATCAGCGACACCGGGCCACCCTCAAAAAATCTTTATACCGCCCAGCAAGAAGAGACATATGCTGACAAGCACCCTGATGGTG GAAGCACAGTGGAGAGTGTGGGTGCGTCATGCGCAGAGATGGAGAGTTTATCAACATGTTTAGTGTCCCCCGGCATCCTCCCTGATCATTTGGAGGAAGGCAGGAACAGAGGAAGTCCTGTCAGAAGAACAGACTCACCTTCCAAGAGGAAAG AGAAAAGAAGCCAACACCTTGGCACTGATGGAGTATATCTGGATGATATCACAGAACTGGAGCCTGAAGTCGCTGCACTGTACTTCCCTAAAAG TGACGGAGGCAGCAGCTCAATGAAGGTGGACacagagatgatgatgatggatgtGAGGAGTGCTAATCAGTCTCCACAGTCGGTGAGCAGCAGCGGGATAGACAGCGGTCTGGACAGTCTGTTGGACCACATGGGCGACCTCCCTCACGTGGCCATTTCGCTGTGCGGCGGCCTCAGCGACAACAAGGAGATCACCCAAG AACAGTTCCAGGAGAGGGCAGTGACCTACCAGCAGTTCTCCGAAAACCCTTCCATTATCGACGATCCCAATCTGGTGGTGAAGATTGGCAACAA GTACTACAATTGGAGCACAGCAGCTCCTGTCATGTTGGCCATGCAGGTCTACCAGAAACCATTGCCACAG TTTTGGTGTTTGAGTTATTTCTTTTCTGCTTTCGGCCTCTTCTCATACTGCCTCCCTGGTCTGTTTGGCTCCAGAGCGTCTGAGCCG GCCTCTGTGGAGAACATCATGAAGGAGAAGATGCCCAAGAAAGGCGGGCGCTGGTGGTTCTCCTGGAGGAGCAGGACCAGTGACTCTAAATCG GAGTCAGCGACGGAGACGGCGGGAGAGATCACCATGGCGACAGCAGGCAG GATGAAAGATGAGTCATCCTCAAGTGATGAGGACCATGTGTCTGGTACCGGCCAGTCTGAGTCCCTTGTTGGTTCTGGTAACATTTGTTACAAGAAGACGCTTAGGCTGACCTCGGAGCAGCTG GCGAGCCTGCAGCTGAAGGAGGGTCCAAACGAGGTGGTGTTCAGCGTGACAACTCAGTATCAGGGCACGTGTCGCTGCCACGGAACCATCTATCTGTGGAACTGGGACGACAAGCTGGTCATCTCCGACATCGATGGAACCATCACTAG GTCGGACACACTGGGCCACATCCTCCCCACTCTGGGGAAGGACTGGACTCACCAGGGCATCGCAAGGCTCTACCACAAAGTCAGCCA GAATGGGTATAAGTTCATGTACTGCTCGGCGAGGGCCATCGGGATGGCAGACATGACCAGAGGTTACCTGCACTGGGTCAATGAGAGAGGAACCATGCTGCCTATGGGCCCAGTGCTGCTCAGCCCCAGCAGCCTTTTTTCTGCCTTGCACAG ggAGGTGATTGAGAAGAAACCAGAGAAGTTTAAGATTGAGTGTCTCACGGACATCAAGCAACTTTTCTACCCGAATACTGAacctttctatgctgcttttgGCAACAGAGCTACG GACGTGTATTCCTACAAGGAGGTGGGCGTTCCCCTCAACAGGATCTTCACTGTCAATCCCAAAGGGGAGCTGATCCAGGAGCATGCCAAAACCAACATCTCCTC GTTTGGTCGTCTCTGCGAGATGGTGGATCACGTCTTTCCTATCGTACTCCGCAAAGAAGAAGCAGACTTCACCCGTTCGGATGCGTTAGACCAGTGTAACTACTGGAGCCAGCAGCATCCTGATGGCAGCACACAGGAGGAACAGGAGGACTCTCAGCTTCTTGTTGAATGA
- the lpin1a gene encoding phosphatidate phosphatase LPIN1 isoform X2, giving the protein MNYVGQLAGQVFVQVKELYRGLNPATLSGCIDVIVVRQPNGSLQCSPFHVRFGKMGVLRSREKVVDIEINGEPVSLHMKLGENGEAFFVKEAENTLEVVPAYLATSPIMSTGAELMETQLSRSSTRHHDNMLCGSLPAQSIGPQQGDGGMSKKRRKRRRKARPDGGGGRKDESGEEFSDDDSMFTIDLSSDEEREGDAGRTLYGDEGSAANTHTSSDWNHPQSHVIKDTLSTPLSCGLSISCPQQTSHFPSHISNADDCLSSTPKSDSELASRAKDNPEMLWTWGELPQAAQPSFLTSHQKQESATSVTIPVSSSTHFKTISDTGPPSKNLYTAQQEETYADKHPDGGSTVESVGASCAEMESLSTCLVSPGILPDHLEEGRNRGSPVRRTDSPSKRKEKRSQHLGTDGVYLDDITELEPEVAALYFPKSDGGSSSMKVDTEMMMMDVRSANQSPQSVSSSGIDSGLDSLLDHMGDLPHVAISLCGGLSDNKEITQEQFQERAVTYQQFSENPSIIDDPNLVVKIGNKYYNWSTAAPVMLAMQVYQKPLPQASVENIMKEKMPKKGGRWWFSWRSRTSDSKSESATETAGEITMATAGRMKDESSSSDEDHVSGTGQSESLVGSGNICYKKTLRLTSEQLASLQLKEGPNEVVFSVTTQYQGTCRCHGTIYLWNWDDKLVISDIDGTITRSDTLGHILPTLGKDWTHQGIARLYHKVSQNGYKFMYCSARAIGMADMTRGYLHWVNERGTMLPMGPVLLSPSSLFSALHREVIEKKPEKFKIECLTDIKQLFYPNTEPFYAAFGNRATDVYSYKEVGVPLNRIFTVNPKGELIQEHAKTNISSFGRLCEMVDHVFPIVLRKEEADFTRSDALDQCNYWSQQHPDGSTQEEQEDSQLLVE; this is encoded by the exons ATGAACTATGTGGGTCAGCTGGCGGGCCAGGTGTTTGTGCAGGTCAAGGAGCTGTACAGAGGCCTCAACCCTGCCACGCTGTCCGGCTGTATCGATGTGATTGTGGTGCGGCAGCCCAATGGCTCCCTGCAGTGCTCACCCTTCCACGTGCGCTTTGGCAAGATGGGCGTCCTTCGCTCACGGGAGAAAGTG GTGGACATTGAGATCAACGGGGAACCAGTGAGTTTGCACATGAAACTGGGGGAGAATGGAGAGGCCTTCTTTGTTAAAGAAGCTGAGAACACATTG GAAGTCGTTCCAGCATACCTAGCGACGTCACCCATCATGTCGACAGGAGCGGAGTTGATGGAAACCCAGCTGAGCAGGAGTAGCACACGTCACCACG ACAACATGCTGTGCGGCTCACTTCCTGCCCAGAGCATCGGGCCGCAGCAGGGTGACGGAGGGATGagcaagaagaggaggaagaggaggagaaaggCTCGGCCAGACggtggaggaggaagaaaggacgAAAGCGGGGAGGAGTTTTCGGATGATGACAGCATGTTTACTATTGACCTGAGCTCTGATGAGGAGAGAGAAGGTGACGCTGGCAG GACACTATACGGCGATGAAGGGTCAgctgccaacacacacaccagtTCAGACTGGAACCATCCACAGAG TCATGTGATTAAGGACACTCTCTCCACCCCGCTGTCCTGCGGTCTGTCCATCTCTTGTCCACAGCAGACCTCTCACTTCCCCTCCCACATTAG CAACGCAGATGACTGTCTGTCTTCAACGCCCAAGAGTGACTCTGAGCTAGCCAGCCGGGCAAAAGACAACCCTGAGATGCTGTGGACCTGGGGGGAGCTGCCACAAGCTGCACAG CCGTCCTTCCTGACTTCCCATCAGAAGCAGGAAAGTGCCACATCAGTCACCATCCCAGTGTCCTCCAGCACTCACTTCAAGACCATCAGCGACACCGGGCCACCCTCAAAAAATCTTTATACCGCCCAGCAAGAAGAGACATATGCTGACAAGCACCCTGATGGTG GAAGCACAGTGGAGAGTGTGGGTGCGTCATGCGCAGAGATGGAGAGTTTATCAACATGTTTAGTGTCCCCCGGCATCCTCCCTGATCATTTGGAGGAAGGCAGGAACAGAGGAAGTCCTGTCAGAAGAACAGACTCACCTTCCAAGAGGAAAG AGAAAAGAAGCCAACACCTTGGCACTGATGGAGTATATCTGGATGATATCACAGAACTGGAGCCTGAAGTCGCTGCACTGTACTTCCCTAAAAG TGACGGAGGCAGCAGCTCAATGAAGGTGGACacagagatgatgatgatggatgtGAGGAGTGCTAATCAGTCTCCACAGTCGGTGAGCAGCAGCGGGATAGACAGCGGTCTGGACAGTCTGTTGGACCACATGGGCGACCTCCCTCACGTGGCCATTTCGCTGTGCGGCGGCCTCAGCGACAACAAGGAGATCACCCAAG AACAGTTCCAGGAGAGGGCAGTGACCTACCAGCAGTTCTCCGAAAACCCTTCCATTATCGACGATCCCAATCTGGTGGTGAAGATTGGCAACAA GTACTACAATTGGAGCACAGCAGCTCCTGTCATGTTGGCCATGCAGGTCTACCAGAAACCATTGCCACAG GCCTCTGTGGAGAACATCATGAAGGAGAAGATGCCCAAGAAAGGCGGGCGCTGGTGGTTCTCCTGGAGGAGCAGGACCAGTGACTCTAAATCG GAGTCAGCGACGGAGACGGCGGGAGAGATCACCATGGCGACAGCAGGCAG GATGAAAGATGAGTCATCCTCAAGTGATGAGGACCATGTGTCTGGTACCGGCCAGTCTGAGTCCCTTGTTGGTTCTGGTAACATTTGTTACAAGAAGACGCTTAGGCTGACCTCGGAGCAGCTG GCGAGCCTGCAGCTGAAGGAGGGTCCAAACGAGGTGGTGTTCAGCGTGACAACTCAGTATCAGGGCACGTGTCGCTGCCACGGAACCATCTATCTGTGGAACTGGGACGACAAGCTGGTCATCTCCGACATCGATGGAACCATCACTAG GTCGGACACACTGGGCCACATCCTCCCCACTCTGGGGAAGGACTGGACTCACCAGGGCATCGCAAGGCTCTACCACAAAGTCAGCCA GAATGGGTATAAGTTCATGTACTGCTCGGCGAGGGCCATCGGGATGGCAGACATGACCAGAGGTTACCTGCACTGGGTCAATGAGAGAGGAACCATGCTGCCTATGGGCCCAGTGCTGCTCAGCCCCAGCAGCCTTTTTTCTGCCTTGCACAG ggAGGTGATTGAGAAGAAACCAGAGAAGTTTAAGATTGAGTGTCTCACGGACATCAAGCAACTTTTCTACCCGAATACTGAacctttctatgctgcttttgGCAACAGAGCTACG GACGTGTATTCCTACAAGGAGGTGGGCGTTCCCCTCAACAGGATCTTCACTGTCAATCCCAAAGGGGAGCTGATCCAGGAGCATGCCAAAACCAACATCTCCTC GTTTGGTCGTCTCTGCGAGATGGTGGATCACGTCTTTCCTATCGTACTCCGCAAAGAAGAAGCAGACTTCACCCGTTCGGATGCGTTAGACCAGTGTAACTACTGGAGCCAGCAGCATCCTGATGGCAGCACACAGGAGGAACAGGAGGACTCTCAGCTTCTTGTTGAATGA